One Burkholderia cepacia genomic window carries:
- a CDS encoding GNAT family N-acetyltransferase, which yields MNAIRPPERIETDRLHLRPLAADDAPEAFDALFGDPATTLDLPWPTHRSVDETRACIGRLADGWRSGAFFSWGLFEKRDGRLIGTLELHGRLPRMEIGLVTSFAPGRVRTRAWSEMLRRFLDWLIAQPGVYRIEAFCSVTGRAAPFMPKLGFVREGVVRNYEARPNRGMSAGDSYLFAITKAPQPLGEVVAEDDVQASEKQAA from the coding sequence ATGAACGCCATCCGTCCGCCCGAGCGGATCGAAACCGACCGCCTCCACCTGCGCCCGCTCGCCGCCGACGACGCTCCCGAAGCCTTCGACGCGCTGTTCGGCGATCCGGCGACGACGCTCGACCTGCCGTGGCCGACGCATCGCAGCGTCGACGAAACCCGCGCGTGCATCGGCCGTCTCGCCGACGGCTGGCGCAGCGGCGCGTTCTTTAGCTGGGGGCTATTCGAGAAGCGCGACGGCCGCTTGATCGGCACGCTCGAGCTGCACGGCCGTTTGCCGCGCATGGAGATCGGGCTCGTGACGAGCTTCGCGCCGGGGCGCGTGCGCACACGTGCGTGGTCGGAGATGCTGCGCAGGTTCCTCGACTGGCTGATCGCGCAGCCGGGCGTGTACCGGATCGAGGCGTTCTGCTCGGTGACGGGCCGCGCCGCGCCGTTCATGCCGAAGCTCGGTTTCGTTCGCGAGGGCGTCGTGCGCAACTACGAGGCGCGGCCGAATCGCGGGATGAGCGCGGGCGACAGCTACCTGTTCGCGATCACGAAGGCGCCGCAGCCGCTGGGTGAGGTCGTGGCGGAGGATGACGTGCAGGCGTCGGAGAAGCAGGCGGCGTGA
- a CDS encoding helix-turn-helix transcriptional regulator: MFSTLYFAAAATLANPSSTGAYAARVLDGRFAEAAACIAARCDAEPGDPAADVRDVHAYADIQLVLGRFEEAEETFRRAQKLLRESRDQTRVMTCRNASWQAFFQNRFGVAQAGFRRIADDRAASAAQKLESLVGECVVMHHLGRAEDAMTALDMLDAAARDADPRWLQLTGALRADLLLQYGVGRADALGDHVYWRSALADLPLSAFAEAATATPAAGADALPLLRMRVDYMRQVHALASGDHAALARIDAHVSWCAKAGLADYQRSVRLEVALAALAGQAPNVADTMIAPYRDAAGRCGSHVRWTLDYLYCAAKVREQQGRIRESSSLYARYALASVRHVRSDGAALAPALAIARCGTHAAAPSDDVSARLPGKYRRAYRYLMERLDQRDLSVREIAAHIDVTERALQAAFKTYLGLSPSELIRRQRMERIRGELLSDAPRAASVLEIASRWGIQHRSTLVNGYRRMFDEAPSQTFER, encoded by the coding sequence ATGTTTTCGACACTCTATTTTGCCGCCGCCGCCACGCTCGCCAACCCGTCGTCGACCGGCGCCTACGCTGCGCGCGTGCTCGACGGCCGCTTCGCCGAAGCGGCCGCGTGCATCGCCGCGCGCTGCGACGCCGAGCCGGGCGACCCGGCCGCCGACGTGCGCGACGTCCACGCGTACGCCGACATTCAGCTCGTGCTCGGCCGCTTCGAGGAAGCCGAGGAGACGTTCCGCCGCGCGCAGAAGCTGCTGCGCGAATCGCGCGACCAGACGCGCGTGATGACCTGCCGCAACGCAAGCTGGCAGGCGTTCTTCCAGAACCGTTTCGGCGTCGCGCAGGCCGGCTTCCGGCGGATTGCCGACGACCGCGCGGCGAGCGCCGCGCAGAAGCTCGAGAGCCTCGTCGGCGAATGCGTGGTCATGCATCATCTGGGCCGCGCCGAGGACGCGATGACGGCGCTCGACATGCTCGACGCGGCCGCCCGCGACGCCGATCCGCGCTGGCTGCAGCTCACGGGCGCGCTGCGTGCGGACTTGCTGCTGCAATACGGTGTCGGCCGCGCCGACGCGCTCGGCGACCACGTCTACTGGCGCTCCGCGCTGGCCGACCTGCCGTTGTCCGCGTTCGCGGAAGCGGCCACGGCCACGCCCGCGGCCGGCGCCGACGCGCTGCCGCTGCTGCGGATGCGCGTCGACTACATGCGGCAGGTGCATGCGCTCGCGTCCGGCGACCACGCGGCGCTCGCGCGGATCGATGCGCACGTGAGCTGGTGCGCGAAGGCGGGCCTCGCCGACTACCAGCGCAGCGTGCGCCTCGAAGTCGCGCTCGCGGCGCTGGCCGGCCAGGCGCCGAACGTCGCCGACACGATGATCGCGCCGTATCGCGACGCGGCCGGGCGCTGCGGCTCGCACGTGCGCTGGACGCTCGACTATCTGTATTGCGCGGCGAAGGTGCGCGAGCAGCAGGGGCGGATTCGCGAATCGTCGTCGCTGTATGCGCGCTATGCGCTCGCGTCGGTGCGGCACGTGCGCTCGGACGGCGCGGCGCTCGCGCCCGCGCTCGCAATCGCGCGCTGCGGCACGCACGCGGCCGCGCCGAGCGACGACGTCAGCGCGCGGCTGCCCGGCAAGTACCGGCGCGCGTATCGCTACCTGATGGAGCGGCTCGACCAGCGCGACCTGTCGGTGCGCGAGATCGCGGCGCACATCGACGTGACCGAGCGCGCATTGCAGGCGGCGTTCAAGACCTATCTCGGGCTGTCGCCGAGCGAGCTGATCCGGCGGCAACGGATGGAGCGGATTCGCGGCGAGCTCCTGTCCGACGCGCCGCGCGCGGCGAGCGTGCTCGAAATCGCGAGCCGCTGGGGAATCCAGCATCGATCGACGCTCGTCAACGGCTATCGGCGGATGTTCGACGAAGCGCCTTCGCAGACGTTCGAGCGTTGA
- a CDS encoding CesT family type III secretion system chaperone, with protein sequence MSWERYEQVIAEVCAIVDLPDVDYVLETRTIDVEGFDVRIEYFDEDPESMYVNFHYGIVSAGRTLAVYRLLLEANLLIYAQDQAQLGIDADTGSIVLLMRLPLTPDVTGETLADLFAHYAEHGRYWRQNIIESGDEMFSGIASGEYFWLRV encoded by the coding sequence ATGAGTTGGGAACGTTATGAACAGGTCATCGCGGAGGTGTGCGCGATCGTCGATCTGCCGGACGTCGACTACGTGCTCGAGACGCGCACGATCGACGTCGAGGGCTTCGACGTGCGCATCGAGTACTTCGACGAGGATCCGGAGTCGATGTACGTGAACTTCCATTACGGGATCGTCAGCGCGGGCCGCACGCTCGCGGTGTACCGGCTGCTGCTGGAGGCGAACCTGCTGATCTACGCGCAGGACCAGGCGCAGCTCGGGATCGACGCGGACACGGGCAGCATCGTGCTGCTGATGCGGCTGCCGCTCACGCCGGACGTGACGGGCGAGACGCTCGCCGACCTGTTCGCGCACTACGCGGAGCACGGCCGCTACTGGCGGCAGAACATCATCGAATCGGGCGACGAGATGTTCAGCGGGATCGCGTCCGGCGAATATTTCTGGCTGAGGGTGTAG
- the hrpD5 gene encoding HrpD5 family protein: protein MKLLRILTGLHAGAEIALGAGEHRIGAGDDAAIRITDWRDGDLLLSIDAQGATRAQRAAPVPPETAADPFDADGSPLLMQDFVPVPFGETALCVGPADGAWPSDLELLATLWAPPPGADAARRGAQRKLAACAAAGGALVAGLLAMGAMLASAHPNAPPPVEHADALATRIGAELMRAGYAELHAAPRGAMVAVTGMVATPADDLAARKLLDRLAAHRVERQYDVAQDDAQSIGESLGASGTSGATVAYAGQGRFRVSGVVPDLVRLRKAVERVRADVGPNVRAIEVDARQSGDAPVPVAYSGMLEIGDVRYIETPDGVKHVFAGAPADGAPDLN, encoded by the coding sequence ATGAAGCTGCTGCGAATCCTGACCGGCCTGCACGCCGGCGCGGAAATCGCGCTCGGCGCCGGCGAGCACCGGATCGGCGCGGGCGACGATGCGGCGATTCGCATCACCGACTGGCGCGACGGCGACCTGCTGCTGTCGATCGACGCCCAGGGCGCGACGCGCGCCCAGCGCGCGGCGCCGGTGCCGCCCGAGACGGCCGCCGATCCGTTCGACGCGGACGGCTCGCCGCTGCTGATGCAGGACTTCGTGCCGGTGCCGTTCGGCGAGACCGCGTTGTGCGTCGGGCCCGCGGACGGCGCATGGCCGAGCGATCTCGAACTGCTCGCGACGTTGTGGGCGCCGCCGCCCGGCGCCGATGCGGCGCGGCGCGGCGCGCAGCGCAAGCTCGCCGCGTGCGCGGCGGCGGGCGGCGCGCTGGTCGCCGGCCTGCTCGCGATGGGCGCGATGCTCGCGAGCGCGCATCCGAATGCGCCGCCCCCGGTCGAGCACGCCGACGCGCTCGCGACGCGCATCGGCGCGGAGCTGATGCGCGCGGGCTACGCGGAGTTGCATGCGGCGCCGCGCGGCGCGATGGTTGCCGTCACCGGCATGGTGGCGACGCCCGCCGACGACCTCGCCGCGCGCAAGCTGCTCGACCGGCTCGCCGCGCACCGCGTCGAGCGGCAGTACGACGTCGCGCAGGACGACGCGCAGAGCATCGGCGAATCGCTCGGCGCATCGGGCACATCGGGCGCGACGGTCGCCTATGCGGGGCAGGGGCGCTTTCGGGTGTCGGGCGTCGTGCCGGACCTCGTGCGGCTGCGCAAGGCGGTCGAGCGCGTGCGCGCCGACGTCGGTCCGAACGTGCGCGCGATCGAAGTCGATGCGCGCCAGTCCGGCGACGCGCCGGTGCCTGTCGCGTACTCGGGGATGCTCGAGATCGGCGACGTGCGCTACATCGAGACGCCGGACGGCGTGAAGCACGTGTTTGCCGGCGCGCCGGCCGACGGCGCGCCGGACCTCAACTGA
- a CDS encoding type III secretion system protein — MSRITRAIAQTLHAAKPDPRRRRPLRARTATTYGKYGTRFTYSNGFQANAAAARNQMLAKLKPRPKTAAAGSRRRRRAESQEESFDGGDEAAVSHAHVAPHDEHDRHSGGQGGGRQQRDQDERDDEATGVSALPRVRASRARPANAPEPAQRALRDIAQTLADAAQREQALRHLWADTLLQLGRRIDAEPAARITPALLNHNADLLAARLHSGPWTPIGWSGVKQVLLDAMQGAGAAPRDASAARSERASTHYLLLPLLVFNAERPSTNAQLARAIASVGTLRGGVSAASRPRS, encoded by the coding sequence GTGAGCCGCATCACGCGCGCGATCGCGCAGACCCTCCACGCGGCGAAGCCCGATCCGCGGCGGCGCCGGCCGCTGCGCGCGCGCACCGCGACGACCTACGGCAAGTACGGCACGCGCTTCACGTATTCGAACGGCTTTCAGGCGAACGCGGCCGCCGCGCGCAACCAGATGCTCGCGAAGCTGAAGCCGCGCCCGAAGACGGCCGCGGCGGGCTCGCGCCGGCGGCGGCGCGCCGAGAGCCAGGAGGAATCGTTCGACGGCGGAGATGAAGCGGCGGTGTCGCACGCGCACGTCGCGCCGCACGACGAGCACGACCGGCATTCGGGCGGGCAGGGCGGCGGCAGGCAGCAGCGCGACCAGGACGAACGCGACGACGAAGCTACCGGCGTATCCGCTCTGCCGCGCGTGCGCGCGTCGCGCGCGCGGCCGGCGAACGCCCCCGAGCCCGCGCAGCGCGCGCTGCGCGACATCGCGCAGACCCTCGCGGACGCGGCGCAGCGCGAGCAGGCGCTGCGCCACCTGTGGGCCGACACGCTGCTCCAGCTCGGCCGGCGCATCGACGCGGAGCCCGCCGCGCGCATCACGCCCGCGCTGCTGAATCACAACGCGGACCTGCTCGCCGCGCGCTTGCATTCCGGCCCGTGGACGCCGATCGGCTGGAGCGGCGTGAAGCAGGTGCTGCTCGACGCGATGCAAGGCGCGGGCGCCGCGCCGCGCGACGCGTCGGCTGCGCGCAGCGAGCGCGCGAGCACGCACTATCTGCTGCTGCCGCTCCTCGTGTTCAACGCGGAACGTCCGTCGACGAACGCGCAGCTCGCACGCGCGATCGCAAGCGTCGGGACGCTGCGCGGCGGCGTGTCGGCCGCATCGCGGCCGCGATCGTGA
- the sctS gene encoding type III secretion system export apparatus subunit SctS, producing the protein METDDLIRLTSQGMMLCLYISLPVVLVAAASGLAISFLQAITSLQEQSISYGVKLVAVTVTVAIAGPWAAAEILHFAQQLLSAAVPS; encoded by the coding sequence ATGGAAACCGACGACCTGATCCGGCTCACGTCGCAAGGCATGATGCTGTGTCTCTACATTTCGCTGCCCGTCGTGCTCGTCGCGGCCGCGTCCGGGCTCGCGATCTCGTTCCTGCAGGCGATCACGTCGCTGCAGGAGCAGAGCATCTCGTACGGCGTGAAGCTCGTCGCGGTGACGGTGACCGTCGCGATCGCCGGGCCGTGGGCCGCCGCCGAGATCCTGCATTTCGCGCAGCAGCTGCTGTCGGCGGCGGTGCCGTCGTGA
- the sctR gene encoding type III secretion system export apparatus subunit SctR, producing MVQFNDITGLLIAVLVMSMVPFIAMVVTSYAKIVVVLGLLRNALGVQQVPPNMVLNGIAILVSLYIMAPIGFAAQQQLQGQALSPQPTQAMLQAFGAAKEPFRQFLAAHSREREKRFFLRSASVIWPKAAAAQLRDDDLIVLAPAFTLAQMTDAFRIGFILYIAFIIVDLVIANVLMSMGMNQVQPTNVAIPFKLMLFVVMDGWSTLVHGLVLTYS from the coding sequence ATGGTTCAGTTTAACGACATCACCGGCCTGCTGATCGCCGTGCTCGTGATGAGCATGGTGCCGTTCATCGCGATGGTGGTCACGTCGTACGCGAAGATCGTCGTCGTGCTCGGCCTGCTGCGCAACGCGCTCGGCGTGCAGCAGGTGCCGCCGAACATGGTGCTGAACGGCATCGCGATCCTCGTGTCGCTGTACATCATGGCGCCGATCGGCTTCGCCGCGCAGCAGCAGCTGCAGGGGCAGGCGCTGTCGCCGCAGCCGACGCAGGCGATGCTGCAGGCGTTCGGCGCGGCGAAGGAGCCGTTCCGCCAGTTCCTCGCCGCGCACTCGCGCGAGCGCGAGAAACGCTTCTTCCTGCGCTCGGCGTCGGTGATCTGGCCGAAGGCCGCGGCCGCGCAGCTGCGCGACGACGACCTGATCGTGCTCGCGCCCGCGTTCACGCTCGCGCAGATGACCGACGCGTTCCGCATCGGCTTCATCCTCTACATCGCGTTCATCATCGTCGATCTCGTGATCGCGAACGTGCTGATGTCGATGGGGATGAACCAGGTGCAGCCGACCAACGTCGCGATCCCGTTCAAGCTGATGCTGTTCGTCGTGATGGACGGCTGGTCGACGCTCGTGCACGGGCTCGTGCTGACCTATTCCTGA
- the sctQ gene encoding type III secretion system cytoplasmic ring protein SctQ — protein sequence MDTEPIELEPDTAAPRGIDAALPLPACSAFDAALARIVADARLAAWLARFPALSGWRAATDERPRFERPGVLDLRWNGATARIAIDLAAFPALDVVAAPALDARGDASVSLRTALASALLAPLVAAFAAAGLDGVTIGGLRAAPPAALDATRCVLSFALDGAPLRCALLDASMPWLDALAARLRGERLPDAAGQLARVRLPGRVRLGSRRLPLAVLRSLRPGDVLLDLAPAALGAARAGPLHAWWGARRATQWHATVLIEGTTMTMIETPDTADDLDEPIVAGDLPAGSPADSPADAPDDDAPGAAPEPADLGDVDLPVHVEIDTLSLSIAELAALRPGYVLELPLAARDVPVRLVAYGQAIGGGRLVAVGAHLGVRIDRMAGDDGSV from the coding sequence ATGGATACCGAGCCGATCGAACTGGAACCCGACACCGCCGCGCCGCGCGGCATCGATGCCGCCCTGCCGCTGCCCGCGTGCAGCGCGTTCGACGCGGCGCTTGCGCGCATCGTCGCCGACGCGCGGCTCGCCGCGTGGCTCGCGCGCTTCCCGGCGCTGTCCGGCTGGCGCGCGGCGACGGACGAGCGGCCGCGCTTCGAGCGCCCCGGCGTGCTCGACCTGCGATGGAACGGCGCGACCGCGCGCATCGCGATCGACCTCGCGGCGTTTCCGGCGCTCGACGTCGTCGCAGCGCCCGCGCTCGACGCGCGGGGCGACGCCAGCGTGTCGCTGCGCACGGCGCTCGCGTCGGCGCTGCTCGCGCCGCTCGTCGCCGCGTTCGCGGCGGCGGGGCTCGACGGCGTGACGATCGGCGGGCTGCGTGCCGCGCCTCCTGCGGCGCTCGACGCGACGCGCTGCGTGCTGTCGTTCGCGCTCGACGGCGCGCCGCTGCGCTGCGCGCTGCTCGACGCGTCGATGCCGTGGCTCGACGCGCTCGCGGCGCGATTGCGCGGCGAGCGGCTGCCCGACGCGGCAGGCCAGCTCGCGCGCGTGCGCCTGCCCGGCCGCGTGCGGCTCGGCTCGCGCAGGCTGCCGCTCGCGGTGCTGCGCAGCCTGCGGCCGGGCGACGTGCTGCTGGACCTCGCGCCGGCCGCGCTCGGCGCCGCGCGGGCGGGGCCGCTGCACGCATGGTGGGGCGCGCGTCGCGCGACGCAATGGCATGCAACCGTTCTGATCGAGGGAACCACGATGACGATGATCGAAACACCCGACACCGCCGACGATCTCGACGAGCCGATCGTCGCGGGAGACCTGCCGGCCGGCTCACCGGCCGATTCACCCGCCGATGCGCCGGACGACGACGCGCCGGGCGCTGCGCCCGAGCCGGCCGACCTCGGCGACGTCGACCTGCCCGTGCACGTCGAGATCGACACGCTGTCGCTGTCGATCGCCGAGCTGGCCGCGCTGCGGCCGGGCTACGTGCTCGAGCTGCCGCTCGCCGCGCGCGACGTGCCGGTGCGGCTCGTCGCGTACGGCCAGGCGATCGGCGGCGGCCGGCTGGTCGCGGTGGGCGCGCATCTCGGCGTGAGGATCGACCGGATGGCGGGCGACGATGGTTCAGTTTAA
- the sctP gene encoding type III secretion system protein SctP, with product MSAADLRPVRIIAGEPVAETGGASAARAARRGFDYAQLMRRSRVAPAGERASADDERRRDASLPWRDGALPSFERDPAALPDAVGREAMARACAGSDAFVNQVFAQRERMVRVAEALATEIAALCGGDAAGQWEISLPLDAALLPDTVLHLVLSRFDLRLRFETPDAATRHLLCTHGATLHARLDTLLAHHGAPRTIEIDVD from the coding sequence ATGAGCGCCGCCGACCTGAGGCCCGTGCGGATCATCGCGGGCGAGCCGGTGGCCGAAACGGGCGGCGCGTCGGCGGCGCGCGCGGCCCGGCGCGGCTTCGACTATGCGCAATTGATGCGGCGCTCGCGCGTCGCGCCCGCCGGCGAGCGCGCATCGGCGGACGACGAGCGGCGGCGCGACGCGTCGCTGCCGTGGCGCGACGGCGCGCTGCCGTCGTTCGAGCGCGATCCGGCCGCGCTGCCGGACGCGGTCGGGCGCGAGGCGATGGCGCGCGCGTGCGCGGGCTCCGATGCGTTCGTCAACCAGGTGTTCGCGCAGCGCGAGCGGATGGTGCGCGTCGCCGAGGCGCTCGCGACCGAGATCGCCGCGCTGTGCGGTGGCGACGCGGCGGGCCAGTGGGAAATCAGCCTGCCGCTCGACGCCGCGCTGCTGCCGGACACGGTGCTGCACCTCGTTCTTTCGCGTTTCGACTTGCGGCTTCGGTTCGAAACGCCGGACGCGGCGACGCGGCACTTACTCTGCACCCATGGCGCGACGCTGCACGCGCGACTCGACACGCTGCTCGCGCATCACGGCGCGCCGCGCACGATCGAGATCGACGTCGACTGA
- the sctV gene encoding type III secretion system export apparatus subunit SctV: MTLKTLKLPAGGEVGITVLVVAIVSLMILPLPPEVIDVLLGFNIAISVTLLMVTMYVGSIVSLSVFPSILLFTTLYRLSLNIASTKSILLHANAGDIIESFGELVVGGNLVVGLVVFLIITIVQFIVIAKGSERVAEVGARFTLDAMPGKQMSIDADLRANILTPDEARRKRATLAKESQLHGGMDGAMKFVKGDAIAGLIITLVNIVAGIAIGVMYHGMTAGEAANRFSILSVGDAMVSQIPSLLISVAAGVMITRVADDHDEGEGTSLGAEIAKQLGGSHRALYFAAVLLVGFAAVPGFPAALFVLLSATLAFAGYRLQKGARRTAARGEPVIALQRAGAKSSTPSILPRAPLFTCAIGVRVSPDLVARLAPAALDRAFDEERAKLQEEQGLPFPGITLWTSDALPEATCEILMRDVPQARLELPAGQTMLPDAASDPALAGRCTKRGPAGGLAESYWIDDKAVPAGARAWQAGQVIAHETIALLRRNAHLFLGIQETQWILDQLGLDYPGLVAEVQKALPTQRIADVLRRLLEEHIPIRNARDIMESLVAWGPKEKDMLMLAEYVRGDLSRYLAYRASRGARQLPAVLLDLPVEQHIRQSIKQTPAGNFLALPPEQVRYLVDSVASFVGETPRDGVVLVTSMDVRRYTRRMIEARLGWLPVYSYQELGDQVELQPVGRVTMPTAAHA; this comes from the coding sequence ATGACGCTGAAAACCCTCAAGTTACCCGCCGGCGGCGAGGTCGGCATCACGGTGCTGGTCGTCGCGATCGTGTCGCTGATGATCCTGCCGCTGCCGCCGGAAGTGATCGACGTGCTGCTCGGCTTCAACATCGCGATCAGCGTCACGCTGCTGATGGTGACGATGTACGTCGGCAGCATCGTGTCGCTGTCGGTGTTTCCGTCGATCCTGCTGTTCACGACGCTGTACCGGCTGTCGCTGAACATCGCGTCGACGAAGTCGATCCTGCTGCACGCGAACGCGGGCGACATCATCGAGAGCTTCGGCGAGCTGGTCGTCGGCGGCAATCTCGTCGTCGGCCTCGTCGTGTTCCTGATCATCACGATCGTGCAGTTCATCGTGATCGCGAAGGGCTCGGAGCGCGTCGCCGAGGTCGGCGCGCGCTTCACGCTCGACGCGATGCCCGGCAAGCAGATGAGCATCGACGCGGACCTGCGCGCAAACATCCTGACGCCCGACGAGGCGCGCCGCAAGCGCGCGACGCTCGCGAAGGAGAGCCAGCTGCACGGCGGGATGGACGGCGCGATGAAGTTCGTGAAGGGCGACGCGATCGCGGGGCTCATCATCACGCTCGTCAACATCGTCGCGGGCATCGCGATCGGCGTGATGTACCACGGGATGACGGCGGGGGAAGCCGCGAACCGCTTCTCGATCCTGTCGGTCGGCGACGCGATGGTGTCGCAGATCCCGTCGCTGCTGATCTCGGTCGCGGCGGGCGTGATGATCACGCGCGTCGCCGACGATCACGACGAAGGCGAAGGCACGTCGCTCGGCGCCGAGATCGCGAAGCAGCTGGGCGGCAGCCATCGCGCGCTGTATTTCGCGGCGGTGCTGCTGGTCGGCTTCGCCGCGGTGCCGGGCTTTCCGGCAGCGTTGTTCGTGCTGCTGTCGGCGACGCTCGCGTTCGCCGGCTACCGGCTGCAGAAGGGCGCGCGCCGCACGGCCGCGCGCGGCGAGCCGGTGATCGCGCTGCAACGCGCCGGCGCGAAGAGCAGCACGCCGTCGATCCTGCCGCGCGCGCCGCTGTTCACGTGCGCGATCGGCGTGCGGGTGTCGCCCGATCTCGTCGCGCGGCTCGCGCCCGCCGCGCTCGATCGCGCGTTCGACGAGGAGCGCGCGAAGCTGCAGGAGGAGCAGGGGCTGCCGTTTCCCGGCATCACGCTGTGGACGAGCGACGCGCTGCCCGAAGCGACGTGCGAGATCCTGATGCGCGACGTGCCGCAGGCGCGGCTCGAATTGCCCGCCGGCCAGACGATGCTGCCCGACGCGGCGTCGGACCCGGCGCTCGCCGGCCGCTGCACGAAGCGCGGGCCCGCGGGCGGCCTCGCCGAGAGCTACTGGATCGACGACAAGGCGGTGCCGGCCGGCGCGCGCGCGTGGCAGGCCGGGCAGGTGATCGCGCACGAAACGATTGCGCTGCTCAGGCGCAACGCGCACCTGTTCCTCGGCATCCAGGAGACGCAGTGGATTCTCGACCAGCTCGGCCTCGACTATCCGGGGCTCGTCGCCGAGGTGCAGAAGGCGCTGCCGACGCAGCGCATCGCCGACGTGCTGCGCCGCCTGCTGGAGGAGCACATCCCGATCCGCAATGCGCGCGACATCATGGAGAGCCTCGTCGCGTGGGGGCCGAAGGAGAAGGACATGCTGATGCTCGCCGAATACGTGCGCGGCGACCTGTCGCGCTATCTCGCGTATCGCGCGTCGCGCGGCGCACGGCAGCTGCCGGCCGTGCTGCTCGACCTGCCCGTGGAGCAGCACATCCGGCAGTCGATCAAGCAGACGCCCGCCGGCAACTTCCTCGCGCTGCCGCCCGAGCAGGTCCGCTATCTGGTCGACAGCGTCGCGTCGTTCGTCGGCGAGACGCCGCGCGACGGCGTCGTGCTCGTCACGTCGATGGACGTGCGCCGCTACACGCGGCGGATGATCGAGGCGCGGCTCGGCTGGCTGCCCGTCTATTCGTACCAGGAGCTCGGCGACCAGGTCGAATTGCAGCCGGTCGGCCGCGTGACGATGCCGACGGCGGCCCACGCATGA
- the sctU gene encoding type III secretion system export apparatus subunit SctU, producing MAEEKTEEPTEKKLKKVREKGQVAKSKDVADAVTLAAVIGVMTAGESMLTGGLTRAIRTALDFVQGERTPQATLAALHDLAASAALTMLPFVVAAIVAGIVSQAPQAGFMITLEPVMPKFDALNPMNGIKRIFSLKSLLELVKMIVKAVVLACVIWKMMTSLFPLVVASVYEPTPQLSRVLWTVLMKLLGVVVLVVVVFAAADYKIARVMFIRDNRMTKEETKREHKESEGDPHTKGERRRLAREIATSAPPRQKVGQANVLVVNPTHYAVAIRYAPDEHPLPRVIEKAVDDGALALRRHAHALGVPIVGNPPVARALYRVERDAAIPEELFETVAAILRWVESVAGARAEAAAVPSARSS from the coding sequence ATGGCCGAAGAGAAAACCGAAGAGCCCACCGAGAAAAAGCTGAAGAAGGTGCGCGAGAAGGGCCAGGTCGCAAAGAGCAAGGACGTCGCGGACGCGGTGACGCTGGCGGCCGTGATCGGCGTGATGACGGCCGGCGAATCGATGCTGACGGGCGGGCTGACGCGCGCGATCCGCACCGCGCTCGACTTCGTGCAGGGCGAGCGCACGCCGCAGGCGACGCTCGCCGCGCTGCACGACCTCGCCGCGAGCGCCGCGCTGACGATGCTGCCGTTCGTCGTCGCCGCGATCGTCGCGGGCATCGTGTCGCAGGCGCCGCAGGCGGGTTTCATGATCACGCTCGAGCCCGTGATGCCGAAGTTCGACGCGCTCAATCCGATGAACGGCATCAAGCGGATCTTCTCGCTGAAGTCGCTGCTCGAGCTCGTGAAGATGATCGTCAAGGCGGTCGTGCTCGCATGCGTGATCTGGAAGATGATGACGTCGCTGTTCCCGCTCGTCGTCGCGAGCGTGTACGAGCCGACGCCGCAGCTGTCGCGCGTGCTGTGGACCGTGCTGATGAAGCTGCTCGGCGTCGTCGTGCTGGTCGTGGTGGTGTTCGCGGCGGCCGACTACAAGATCGCGCGCGTGATGTTCATTCGCGACAACCGGATGACGAAGGAAGAGACGAAGCGCGAGCACAAGGAGAGCGAAGGCGATCCGCACACGAAGGGCGAGCGCCGCCGGCTCGCGCGCGAGATCGCGACGAGCGCGCCGCCGCGCCAGAAGGTCGGGCAGGCGAACGTGCTCGTCGTCAACCCGACGCACTACGCGGTCGCGATCCGCTACGCGCCCGACGAGCATCCGCTGCCGCGGGTGATCGAGAAGGCCGTCGACGACGGCGCGCTCGCGCTGCGCCGCCACGCGCACGCGCTCGGCGTGCCGATCGTCGGCAACCCGCCCGTCGCGCGCGCGCTGTACCGCGTCGAGCGCGACGCGGCGATTCCCGAAGAACTGTTCGAAACGGTGGCCGCGATCCTGCGCTGGGTCGAATCGGTCGCGGGCGCCCGCGCCGAGGCCGCCGCCGTTCCCTCCGCGAGGTCGTCATGA